A single Methanolobus sp. ZRKC5 DNA region contains:
- a CDS encoding TrkH family potassium uptake protein, whose translation MRSRVVLGVLGPIIWLLAGFMIIPLIVALYYGEPLHIFIIPFICAVVIAYILTLFFKRQDEEWNLKEGFFIVAATWLIAALLYSFPYILEGVPPINALFESMSGVTATGATALPDIESHTKSLLFWRSLTQWLGGMGIIMLFVAILPKLGVGGRQMFRAEVPGLQEERLRPRIRETAKILWLVYIVLSIVEFIILMIAGLSPYDSITHTFTSISCSGFSPYANSIAAFGNPLVEGILVVFMFLGGANFALHYKTIFTDRKSLIRDQEFKFYLFIIVSATLVLVYELFRNEVYSITDAFRYSIFQVISILTTTGYATVDFNLWPDSPRFILFLLMFIGGCAGSTSGGVKVVRLLLLLKYTQNVLYKTIHPKAVIPIRFNNKTVPEEIIHSIVSFLVIYVLIFAASSTLLSMMGMDFITTLSASIATLGNVGPGLGLVGPMASFDNIPDPGKLILIANMWIGRLEVFTVIVLLTPTFWKH comes from the coding sequence TTGAGATCTCGCGTGGTTCTGGGAGTATTGGGTCCAATTATCTGGTTGCTTGCCGGATTTATGATCATACCGCTGATCGTTGCTTTGTATTATGGGGAACCCCTGCACATTTTCATTATTCCTTTCATTTGCGCAGTAGTTATTGCTTATATTTTGACATTGTTTTTCAAAAGACAGGATGAAGAATGGAATCTAAAGGAAGGATTTTTTATTGTGGCAGCAACCTGGCTTATTGCAGCACTGCTTTATTCGTTTCCCTATATCCTGGAAGGCGTACCTCCGATAAATGCTTTATTTGAATCCATGTCCGGGGTTACAGCTACAGGAGCTACTGCACTTCCCGATATTGAGAGCCATACCAAAAGCCTGCTGTTCTGGAGAAGTCTGACCCAATGGCTTGGAGGCATGGGAATCATTATGTTGTTCGTTGCTATTCTCCCAAAACTTGGAGTTGGAGGGAGGCAAATGTTCCGTGCGGAGGTTCCGGGGCTTCAGGAAGAAAGACTGCGCCCGAGGATAAGGGAAACTGCAAAGATCCTGTGGCTCGTTTATATCGTGTTGTCCATTGTGGAATTTATTATCCTGATGATCGCAGGATTGTCTCCGTATGATTCTATCACCCATACATTTACATCTATCTCATGCTCTGGTTTTTCTCCTTATGCAAACAGTATAGCAGCTTTTGGTAATCCTCTGGTAGAGGGTATTCTTGTTGTATTTATGTTCCTTGGGGGAGCAAACTTTGCCCTTCATTATAAAACGATATTTACTGATAGAAAAAGCCTGATAAGAGATCAGGAATTCAAGTTCTACCTTTTTATAATTGTGTCTGCGACCCTTGTTCTTGTTTATGAGCTCTTCAGAAACGAAGTTTATTCTATTACTGATGCTTTCAGATACAGTATTTTTCAGGTCATTTCTATTCTGACAACTACAGGCTATGCTACTGTGGATTTTAATCTCTGGCCGGATTCTCCAAGATTCATACTCTTTTTGCTAATGTTCATAGGGGGTTGTGCAGGTTCTACTTCAGGCGGTGTGAAAGTAGTGCGCTTGCTTCTTCTGCTAAAATATACCCAGAATGTTCTTTACAAGACTATTCATCCAAAAGCTGTCATACCTATCCGCTTTAACAATAAAACAGTGCCAGAAGAGATTATCCATTCTATAGTGTCCTTTTTGGTAATATATGTCCTAATCTTCGCTGCCAGCTCAACCCTGCTTTCCATGATGGGTATGGATTTCATAACTACCCTGAGCGCCTCCATTGCAACCCTTGGTAATGTAGGACCAGGTCTTGGTCTTGTAGGCCCAATGGCAAGTTTTGATAATATACCGGACCCGGGTAAGTTGATCCTCATCGCCAACATGTGGATCGGAAGGCTTGAGGTGTTTACAGTCATAGTACTGCTGACACCGACTTTTTGGAAACACTGA
- a CDS encoding IS66 family transposase, whose product MCIDREEILAVYEAGPEAVVELVTRLLGIIEHQSLQIAQLEERVRHLEEMLEKNSRNSSKPPSTDSYARNKPTLKSQRKKTNKHVGGQNGHPGTTLRINDDPDEVIVHPVNQCVNCGRSLASVPSDYERRQVFDIPPITINCIEHRCEIKTCPKCSHVNKALFPDGVTQPTQYGHRVKSFAVYLHTYQLLPYQRVTKLFSDILGCKISPATLVNTERSCFEKLGAFENTVKHLLKESPVINLDETGMRINAVRNWLHVAGTDKLTYYFAHRKRGSEAMDAMGILPGYTGVATHDFWKPYNKYECQHSLCNAHLLRELTGASENSDQQWTKIMSDLLICIKHHVDNDLLDTELIQRFSEDYDHITCLGVNENPPDPESNVRSKKRGRKKQTTVKNLLDRFIGHKEDILRFMYDQNVPFDNNQAEREIRMTKVQQKISGTFRSEQGAKNFCRIRGYVSTVNKNSESVIDAISAIFYGNSFVSKLQN is encoded by the coding sequence ATTTGTATAGACCGCGAAGAAATACTTGCAGTTTATGAAGCTGGTCCAGAAGCAGTAGTAGAACTTGTAACTCGATTACTTGGGATAATTGAACATCAATCTCTCCAAATTGCACAACTTGAAGAGCGTGTCAGGCATTTGGAAGAAATGCTTGAAAAGAATAGTCGCAACAGTAGCAAACCACCTTCTACTGATTCTTATGCACGGAATAAACCAACCCTTAAAAGTCAAAGAAAAAAGACCAATAAGCATGTAGGTGGTCAAAACGGTCATCCTGGTACTACATTAAGAATAAATGATGATCCGGATGAAGTTATTGTTCATCCTGTTAATCAATGCGTCAATTGTGGGAGATCGTTAGCTTCTGTTCCCTCTGACTATGAAAGAAGACAGGTCTTTGACATTCCTCCTATAACTATCAATTGCATTGAACATCGTTGCGAGATTAAAACATGTCCCAAATGTTCTCATGTAAACAAAGCTCTTTTTCCAGATGGTGTAACTCAGCCGACTCAATACGGTCATCGAGTTAAGTCATTTGCAGTTTATTTGCACACTTACCAATTACTTCCTTATCAGCGTGTTACCAAGTTGTTCTCTGATATTTTGGGATGCAAGATAAGTCCTGCTACTTTGGTGAACACGGAACGTAGTTGTTTTGAGAAGCTTGGAGCTTTTGAAAATACAGTGAAACATCTCCTGAAAGAATCTCCTGTCATCAATCTGGATGAAACAGGAATGAGAATAAATGCAGTTCGTAATTGGCTTCATGTGGCAGGTACAGACAAACTGACCTATTATTTTGCACATCGTAAAAGGGGCTCAGAAGCAATGGATGCTATGGGCATATTACCAGGTTACACTGGTGTTGCAACACATGATTTTTGGAAACCGTACAACAAATATGAATGTCAACATTCATTATGTAATGCACATTTATTACGAGAGTTAACTGGAGCTTCCGAAAACAGTGATCAACAGTGGACAAAGATAATGAGTGATCTCTTGATATGCATTAAACATCATGTTGATAATGATCTTTTAGATACTGAGCTAATTCAAAGGTTCAGTGAGGATTATGATCACATAACTTGTTTAGGAGTGAATGAAAATCCTCCTGATCCGGAATCAAATGTGCGGTCTAAAAAACGAGGACGTAAGAAGCAGACCACGGTAAAGAATTTGCTGGATAGGTTTATTGGCCATAAAGAGGATATCTTGCGATTTATGTACGACCAAAACGTTCCGTTTGATAACAATCAGGCTGAAAGAGAGATCAGAATGACGAAAGTACAGCAGAAGATATCAGGTACTTTCCGCAGTGAACAGGGTGCAAAAAATTTCTGCCGTATAAGAGGATACGTGTCTACTGTTAATAAGAATTCTGAATCTGTTATCGATGCAATTAGTGCAATATTTTATGGCAATTCATTTGTTTCAAAGTTGCAGAATTGA
- a CDS encoding GNAT family N-acetyltransferase, which produces MFQINKIDKESIKELTDAYYTNITAPMDDMWESGIIPDGDFYTIEREDVLGYFVVDADNTLMQFFIKGEYENEAPNIFEFIKDQKKINKAFVSTYEPRYLSLCLDKNYGVEINSILYTEMKAVEFKKPLESISSEFAKMEELDETLAYFKDKVGIEGDWLVAYLKYVISDQRIVLFKVGNEIIGTGEMRPSHSSESYANIGVTVSKDYRKKNIGTYILSHMRILANEKGLKAICSTTIDNIASQRTIEKSGFGSYHRILVTIQPSSLPPS; this is translated from the coding sequence ATGTTTCAAATTAATAAAATAGATAAAGAATCTATCAAAGAATTGACAGATGCTTATTACACAAATATTACTGCTCCAATGGATGATATGTGGGAATCTGGTATTATTCCAGATGGCGATTTTTATACAATAGAAAGAGAAGATGTACTTGGTTATTTTGTAGTAGATGCTGACAATACTCTAATGCAGTTCTTTATAAAAGGAGAGTATGAGAACGAAGCTCCGAATATATTTGAATTCATAAAGGATCAAAAAAAGATCAATAAAGCTTTTGTAAGTACTTATGAACCAAGATACCTGTCATTGTGCTTAGATAAGAATTATGGTGTTGAAATTAATTCTATTCTGTACACTGAAATGAAAGCTGTTGAATTCAAGAAGCCTCTGGAGTCAATTAGCTCTGAATTTGCGAAGATGGAAGAGCTAGATGAAACATTAGCATATTTTAAAGATAAAGTAGGCATTGAGGGAGATTGGCTCGTTGCATATCTTAAATATGTAATATCTGATCAGAGAATAGTTCTCTTTAAGGTTGGAAACGAGATCATTGGGACTGGTGAAATGAGACCCAGCCATAGTAGTGAATCCTATGCAAATATTGGAGTGACTGTATCAAAGGATTATAGGAAGAAGAACATTGGAACATATATATTGTCACATATGAGAATCTTAGCCAATGAAAAAGGATTAAAAGCAATCTGCTCTACAACTATAGACAATATCGCTTCTCAGCGTACAATTGAGAAAAGTGGTTTCGGTTCTTACCATAGAATATTGGTAACTATTCAGCCTAGCTCACTTCCACCAAGCTGA
- a CDS encoding MTH865 family protein, giving the protein MSVKEDIHSQIVGGLANATFPINTPEDLLAAFPAGADTKCKSGDVEITAREAGTLLTAEDSPFESAKQVADILVGRAGL; this is encoded by the coding sequence ATGAGCGTAAAGGAAGATATTCATTCACAGATCGTTGGCGGACTTGCAAATGCAACATTCCCTATAAACACACCTGAAGATTTACTTGCAGCGTTCCCTGCAGGTGCAGACACAAAATGTAAATCAGGAGATGTCGAAATAACTGCACGTGAGGCAGGTACACTTCTTACAGCAGAGGACTCCCCATTCGAAAGTGCTAAGCAGGTAGCAGACATTCTCGTTGGAAGGGCAGGGCTATAA
- the ltrA gene encoding group II intron reverse transcriptase/maturase yields the protein MKGGKLMNARYSTTPSGERLADNSIPFKWEDIDWKTVEGNVNELQARIVKAVRQKKWHLVKRLQYLLTNSFHAKLLAVKKVTQNKGKRTAGIDGEKWTTSKSKMKAVLELSGKSYKAKPLRRIYIEKQGKKKKRPLSIPTMYDRAMQALYAFALSPIAETTADRTSFGFRKYRSSKDAEAQLFACLSKRNSAQWILEGDIKGCFDHINHEWLLNNIPMDRSILKQFLKAGFVYNRHLNPTKAGTAQGGIISPVLANITLDGMKNAIACKYHTNRKGTINKKSYNSHKVNFVRYADDFIVTADSEEVAKDIAEVIRLFLKDRGLELSREKTLVSHIDDGFDFLGWNFRKYNGKLLTKPSNKSIENITKSISNVIKKGKARSQSSLIKELNPIITGWSEYHRSVVSKNTFSKLDSRLWDMLWTWAKRRHPDKSHHWIVDRYWHRVGSRKWVFSTEGLKLKSFAHTKIVRHPRIKMDKNPYVDKEYFKWRISYLRKQKLVASKQNIMESLTTA from the coding sequence ATGAAAGGAGGCAAACTTATGAATGCAAGATACTCGACTACACCATCAGGTGAGAGGCTTGCAGACAATTCAATCCCATTCAAGTGGGAGGACATCGACTGGAAAACAGTCGAAGGGAACGTTAATGAGCTGCAAGCCCGAATTGTAAAAGCGGTTAGACAAAAGAAGTGGCATTTAGTTAAACGACTACAATACCTGCTTACCAATTCTTTTCATGCCAAATTATTGGCAGTAAAGAAAGTAACACAGAACAAAGGTAAAAGAACAGCTGGAATCGATGGAGAAAAATGGACAACATCCAAATCTAAGATGAAAGCCGTTCTAGAACTGTCTGGTAAGAGCTACAAAGCTAAACCATTGAGAAGAATCTATATTGAGAAACAAGGAAAGAAGAAAAAACGACCATTAAGCATTCCTACAATGTACGATAGAGCAATGCAGGCATTATATGCTTTTGCTTTAAGCCCAATAGCAGAAACCACAGCAGACAGAACATCATTTGGATTCCGTAAATATCGAAGTTCAAAAGATGCAGAAGCTCAATTGTTCGCATGTCTGAGTAAAAGAAACTCTGCTCAATGGATTTTGGAAGGCGACATAAAAGGATGCTTTGATCATATAAATCACGAATGGCTCTTGAACAATATTCCTATGGACCGGTCAATACTAAAGCAATTCCTTAAAGCTGGTTTTGTGTATAATAGACATCTGAATCCCACCAAAGCAGGTACTGCTCAAGGTGGAATAATATCTCCAGTACTGGCAAACATCACATTGGACGGTATGAAAAATGCAATAGCATGCAAATATCATACAAACAGGAAGGGAACTATTAACAAAAAAAGTTATAATTCCCATAAAGTCAATTTTGTGAGATACGCAGATGACTTTATCGTCACTGCTGATTCAGAGGAAGTGGCTAAAGATATTGCTGAGGTTATCAGACTATTCTTGAAAGATAGGGGTTTAGAACTATCTCGTGAGAAAACTCTTGTTTCACACATAGACGATGGATTTGACTTCTTGGGATGGAATTTCCGGAAATATAATGGTAAACTTCTAACCAAGCCCTCGAACAAATCTATTGAGAATATCACAAAAAGCATTAGCAACGTGATTAAGAAAGGTAAAGCTCGGTCTCAGAGTTCTCTCATTAAGGAACTCAACCCTATTATCACTGGATGGAGCGAATATCACCGTTCAGTTGTCTCTAAAAATACGTTCAGTAAGCTTGATTCCAGATTATGGGATATGCTATGGACGTGGGCTAAAAGGCGGCATCCAGATAAATCACACCACTGGATAGTAGATAGATATTGGCATAGGGTAGGGTCAAGGAAATGGGTATTCTCCACAGAAGGGCTTAAACTCAAATCTTTTGCACATACAAAGATTGTAAGACATCCACGCATAAAAATGGATAAGAACCCATATGTAGACAAAGAATACTTTAAATGGAGAATAAGCTATCTGAGAAAACAGAAACTAGTGGCGTCGAAGCAAAATATCATGGAAAGTCTAACAACTGCCTGA
- the rsgA gene encoding ribosome small subunit-dependent GTPase A: MNDEYSNKMSDISDITLIPGWNTSLASAFSAYKGPYIPGRIAAQHKTVCNILTENGEVQAAISGAMRKVGKQPVVGDFVVLLDQSDINSYTIVDILPRTSCLSRGSAGESGEEQLIAANIDTIFIVTAVGHDLNVRRLERYLTIVYSSGARPVILINKIDLAENLPDDPSQTIQEIKDMADDVPVITLSALSKTNLEKLEPFMNTGETIALIGSSGVGKSTLTNAFFDHDVQKTLDVREDDDKGKHTTTVRQLFILQNGTIFIDNPGIREIQLGDSSDGLDRTFSDITELAQNCRFKDCTHRNEPHCAVRNAVDEGIITQERFDSYHKLSNELAFQATKAEIGLRGVEKKKCKGIAKGAKKYLEAKKEW; encoded by the coding sequence ATGAATGATGAATACAGCAACAAAATGAGTGATATTTCAGATATCACCCTTATTCCCGGCTGGAACACTTCACTTGCATCTGCATTTTCAGCCTATAAAGGACCATATATTCCCGGCAGGATTGCAGCCCAACATAAGACAGTTTGCAATATCCTTACTGAAAATGGTGAGGTACAGGCAGCAATATCAGGGGCTATGCGTAAGGTCGGCAAGCAGCCGGTTGTCGGGGACTTTGTTGTACTGCTTGATCAAAGTGACATTAATTCATACACCATCGTGGACATCCTTCCACGAACTTCCTGTCTATCCAGAGGCTCTGCAGGCGAGTCCGGTGAAGAGCAGTTGATAGCTGCAAACATTGATACTATTTTCATCGTTACTGCTGTTGGACATGATCTTAACGTGCGAAGACTTGAAAGATATCTCACCATCGTTTATTCTTCCGGTGCAAGACCTGTTATTCTCATTAACAAGATTGACCTTGCTGAGAACCTGCCGGATGATCCCTCACAAACAATACAGGAAATAAAGGATATGGCTGATGATGTTCCGGTAATCACTCTCAGCGCCCTCTCAAAGACAAATCTGGAAAAACTTGAACCTTTTATGAACACCGGTGAAACAATAGCACTCATCGGTTCCTCAGGAGTTGGTAAATCCACACTTACCAATGCGTTTTTCGATCACGATGTCCAGAAGACATTAGATGTCCGTGAGGATGACGATAAAGGGAAACACACAACTACTGTCAGACAGCTTTTCATCCTCCAAAACGGCACAATTTTCATTGACAACCCCGGTATCCGTGAGATACAGCTTGGCGATTCATCTGATGGTCTCGACAGGACATTCTCCGATATTACTGAACTTGCTCAAAACTGCCGTTTCAAGGATTGCACACATCGGAATGAGCCACATTGTGCCGTTAGGAATGCAGTGGATGAGGGAATTATCACGCAAGAACGATTTGATAGCTACCATAAGCTGAGCAATGAACTGGCTTTTCAGGCAACTAAGGCTGAGATAGGGTTGAGAGGGGTAGAAAAGAAGAAATGTAAAGGAATAGCAAAGGGAGCAAAGAAGTATCTGGAAGCTAAGAAGGAGTGGTAG
- a CDS encoding NosD domain-containing protein, whose product MILLISFLCTGTVSATYIAVGPDEAYTNITSAIAAANDSDIIIVSDGTYNENIVVNKSVAIRSQNGAASTIVNSLSGNHTFMITADNVSINGFNVTNASDGIKAGIYLSSVSNCNISNNVVTGNYAGICLDSSSNNSLTSNNVNSNDGDGIDLDSSSGNNLTSNNAINNDNYGISVSHSSGNKLTVNNASGDYYGIQFYYSDSNELIGNNASYNDVHGIALSSSNNNELTGNTIMGNPSYGIYLTSSSNSNLTGNNASDNNCGIRFSSSDNNNLANNNASDNYFGIRFFSSSSNNMTGNMMSSNTYNFNVNVFNSNLDDLLHDIDDSNKVDGKPIYYWTNRTDEEVPSDAGIVYVVNSSNITVKKIEVTNEYSGINFAYTTNSTIENVTTSECSYGIYLWSSCNNELTSNNVSDNNRGILVSLSSSNNLTSNNASDNNYGIFLDSSSGNELTSNNINNNDGYGIYFSSSDYNSLTSNNASYNEDSGIYLSSSRNNNLTSNNATDNAHGIYLSSSSSSNNLTNNNANSNDDCGIYVRYSDYNHLTSNNASDNNYGISFYSSSSNDLTSNTMSSNVYNIYVSSSNLDDYLHDIDDSNQVDGKPVYYWTNRADEEVPSSAGVVYVINSTNITVKDIEVTNEYNGIVFVYTINSTIENVTTSECNYGIYLKYLDYSNLTNNNASDNNYGIYLEHSDYNDLTSNNANNNNGDGIYFYYSNYNNLTNNNASYNDDDGIYFRYSDYNDLTSNNANNNNGDGIYLRSSDYDNLTSNNVNDNNEKDFYAYSSASCSVDQFALTDNSTQLSFVTDSSSISIIGSETNPNVLSGKTNVNGYASIARSGDLNVTFFYDDSGMSSSDESSVALYRLDGSTWLGVPNASLNTSGNYLSASLSKFGIFGLFRDSEPLSDSRSGGSSAYARTIAQGTITDMTLDDGGEITKDNTAISSNGKATLEFSKGTKALDSSGNPVSKIIITTPASLPSDTPREVLESGLYYDFGPSGTTFSQDVPITIDFDSEDFEGRTPVIYTYTSEDGWIALETNLDWENGKAMAYISHFSMYALFGTDEEEQDVLVAESTDVFADPTDVSGEGIPVEEDGSSGYIYWIAVIGIIVALGIMVVKKQKGEEGL is encoded by the coding sequence ATGATATTACTAATATCATTTTTGTGTACTGGAACAGTTTCAGCAACATATATCGCCGTTGGACCTGATGAGGCATATACGAACATAACCTCTGCGATAGCGGCTGCAAATGATAGTGATATAATTATTGTAAGTGACGGTACTTACAATGAGAACATAGTCGTTAACAAAAGCGTCGCTATCCGCTCCCAGAACGGTGCAGCAAGCACTATTGTAAATTCGTTGTCAGGTAACCATACGTTCATGATAACTGCCGACAATGTTTCAATTAACGGATTCAATGTTACAAATGCATCCGATGGTATCAAAGCTGGTATTTACCTTTCCTCGGTTTCGAATTGCAATATTTCAAATAATGTAGTGACTGGAAATTATGCTGGTATTTGCCTTGATTCATCAAGTAACAATAGTCTAACAAGCAATAATGTCAACAGTAACGATGGTGATGGTATTGACCTTGATTCGTCAAGTGGCAACAACCTGACAAGCAACAATGCAATCAACAACGACAATTATGGCATCTCTGTTTCACATTCAAGTGGCAACAAACTGACAGTTAATAATGCCAGTGGTGATTATTATGGCATTCAATTTTATTACTCAGATAGCAATGAACTGATAGGTAACAATGCCAGTTATAATGATGTTCACGGTATTGCTCTTTCTAGCTCAAACAACAACGAACTGACAGGCAATACTATAATGGGTAACCCTTCTTATGGCATTTACCTTACTTCTTCAAGCAACAGTAACCTGACAGGCAATAATGCAAGTGACAATAATTGTGGTATTCGCTTTTCTTCATCAGACAACAACAATCTGGCAAACAATAATGCTAGTGATAATTATTTTGGTATTCGCTTCTTTTCCTCAAGCAGCAATAATATGACCGGAAATATGATGTCCTCAAATACCTATAATTTTAATGTTAATGTATTTAATTCAAATCTGGATGATCTTCTTCATGACATTGATGATAGCAACAAGGTTGATGGTAAGCCTATTTACTACTGGACAAACCGTACAGATGAAGAAGTACCTTCTGATGCAGGGATTGTGTATGTGGTCAACTCTAGTAATATTACCGTAAAAAAAATTGAAGTGACAAATGAATACAGTGGGATTAATTTTGCATATACAACTAATTCAACAATAGAAAACGTCACAACATCAGAATGTAGTTACGGTATTTACCTTTGGTCTTCATGTAACAACGAACTGACAAGCAATAATGTCAGCGACAATAACCGCGGCATTCTTGTTTCTTTGTCAAGCAGCAATAATCTAACAAGTAATAATGCCAGTGACAATAATTACGGTATCTTCCTTGATTCGTCAAGTGGCAATGAGTTGACAAGCAATAATATTAATAATAACGATGGTTACGGCATTTACTTTTCTTCCTCAGACTATAATAGTCTAACAAGCAATAATGCCAGTTATAATGAAGACTCTGGTATTTACCTTTCTTCTTCAAGAAACAATAATTTAACAAGTAATAATGCCACTGACAATGCCCACGGCATTTACCTCTCTTCTTCTTCAAGTAGCAATAATCTAACAAACAATAATGCAAACAGTAACGATGATTGCGGTATTTACGTTAGGTATTCAGATTATAATCATCTGACAAGCAATAATGCCAGTGATAATAATTACGGTATTTCCTTTTATTCCTCAAGTAGCAACGATCTGACAAGTAATACAATGTCATCAAATGTCTATAATATCTATGTATCAAGTTCAAATCTGGATGATTACCTTCATGATATTGATGATAGCAATCAGGTTGATGGTAAACCTGTTTACTACTGGACAAACCGTGCAGATGAAGAAGTACCTTCGTCAGCAGGAGTCGTATATGTTATCAACTCTACCAATATTACTGTAAAAGATATTGAAGTGACAAATGAATACAATGGAATTGTGTTTGTATACACCATTAATTCAACAATAGAAAATGTCACAACTTCAGAATGTAATTATGGTATTTACCTTAAGTATTTAGACTATAGTAATCTGACAAACAACAATGCCAGTGACAATAATTACGGTATTTATCTTGAACATTCAGACTATAATGATCTGACAAGTAATAATGCCAATAATAACAATGGTGACGGTATTTACTTTTATTACTCAAACTATAATAATCTGACAAACAATAATGCCAGTTATAATGATGATGACGGTATTTACTTTAGGTATTCAGACTATAATGATCTGACAAGTAATAATGCCAATAATAACAATGGTGACGGTATTTACCTTAGGAGTTCAGACTATGATAATCTGACAAGTAATAATGTAAACGATAACAATGAAAAAGATTTTTATGCCTACTCTTCTGCTAGTTGTTCAGTAGACCAATTTGCATTGACTGATAATTCGACACAACTCTCTTTTGTCACAGATTCATCATCAATCAGTATAATTGGATCTGAAACGAATCCAAATGTCCTTTCTGGAAAAACAAATGTAAATGGATATGCAAGCATTGCTAGGTCCGGTGATCTGAATGTTACCTTCTTCTATGATGATTCAGGAATGAGCAGTTCTGATGAATCTTCTGTGGCTTTGTACAGGTTGGATGGTTCTACGTGGCTTGGAGTTCCAAATGCTTCACTCAACACAAGTGGAAACTATTTGTCTGCTTCACTCTCTAAATTCGGTATATTTGGACTATTCAGGGATTCTGAACCTCTCTCTGATTCAAGGTCCGGTGGAAGTTCCGCATATGCAAGAACAATAGCACAGGGAACTATTACTGATATGACACTGGATGATGGTGGAGAGATAACAAAAGATAATACTGCAATTTCTTCAAATGGAAAGGCTACATTGGAGTTTAGTAAAGGAACAAAAGCTCTTGATTCCAGTGGAAATCCTGTTAGCAAGATAATTATAACCACTCCTGCATCCCTGCCATCAGACACTCCAAGAGAAGTTCTTGAATCTGGTCTTTATTATGATTTCGGACCTTCAGGCACCACATTCAGCCAGGATGTACCTATTACCATCGATTTCGATTCTGAAGATTTCGAGGGCAGAACTCCGGTGATCTACACCTACACATCCGAAGACGGATGGATTGCTCTGGAAACAAACTTGGATTGGGAAAATGGAAAAGCAATGGCTTACATCAGCCATTTCTCAATGTATGCACTGTTTGGAACCGATGAGGAAGAACAAGATGTTCTTGTTGCAGAATCAACAGATGTATTCGCTGACCCCACGGATGTTTCAGGTGAAGGGATACCTGTTGAAGAAGATGGTAGTTCAGGCTACATATACTGGATAGCAGTTATAGGGATTATCGTGGCTCTGGGAATCATGGTTGTAAAGAAGCAGAAAGGCGAAGAAGGACTTTAA
- a CDS encoding symporter small accessory protein, with protein MLGIDDPQIWIAYILCFVSAIGCIIYGALKWNDDSDDGEVA; from the coding sequence ATGCTTGGAATAGATGACCCACAAATATGGATTGCTTATATACTTTGTTTTGTAAGTGCCATAGGCTGCATAATCTATGGAGCCCTCAAATGGAACGATGACTCTGACGATGGAGAGGTGGCATAA